The following proteins are co-located in the Branchiibius hedensis genome:
- a CDS encoding carbohydrate kinase — MSADPDSPVRSWAGGTCGNVLSILAWLGWDAYPIARLNDDAAAVRVKADFKRWGVHLDLADCGPAANTPIIVQQIKASSSGGSTHRFSWSCLRCGGWLPSFKPITRHVVDQVVPYIPETSVYFFDRVSRGALDLATQASEGGAVVMFEPSGRGDEKLFKEALGLAHIVKYADQRMADLAASDGSGNLRLEIQTLGSEGLRFRLPRNRRNPGWRTLNSAPAPDVRDSCGSGDWCTAGILSKLASRGVETLDAASVTSVTTALKFGQELAAWNCAFEGARGGMYAQSQAVAVRPDLFLPAASHAATQHVNNSPAADLVSCPRCEAA; from the coding sequence GTGAGCGCTGACCCCGATTCACCGGTGCGATCGTGGGCAGGAGGAACCTGTGGAAACGTCCTCTCCATCCTTGCGTGGCTGGGTTGGGACGCATACCCGATTGCGCGCCTGAACGACGATGCAGCCGCAGTGCGGGTCAAAGCAGACTTCAAGAGGTGGGGCGTCCACCTTGATCTCGCGGACTGCGGCCCAGCGGCCAACACCCCGATCATCGTCCAGCAGATCAAGGCGTCAAGCAGTGGCGGCTCTACCCACAGATTCTCCTGGTCGTGCCTGCGCTGCGGTGGCTGGCTGCCGTCCTTCAAGCCGATCACCCGTCACGTCGTTGACCAGGTCGTTCCGTACATCCCCGAAACCTCGGTGTACTTCTTCGACCGCGTCTCACGAGGAGCCCTAGACCTAGCGACTCAAGCCTCCGAAGGCGGCGCCGTCGTCATGTTCGAGCCCTCCGGACGCGGCGACGAGAAACTGTTCAAAGAAGCGCTCGGACTCGCGCACATCGTGAAGTACGCCGACCAGCGCATGGCCGATTTGGCGGCCAGCGATGGTTCAGGCAACCTGCGGCTCGAGATTCAGACGCTGGGATCTGAAGGTCTCCGATTCAGGCTCCCGCGCAATCGGCGCAACCCCGGATGGCGAACGCTGAATTCCGCGCCGGCTCCGGACGTACGCGATTCGTGCGGATCCGGAGACTGGTGCACCGCCGGCATCTTGTCAAAGCTCGCAAGCCGTGGGGTTGAGACGTTGGACGCCGCATCCGTCACCTCCGTCACCACTGCGTTGAAGTTCGGCCAGGAACTCGCGGCTTGGAATTGCGCATTCGAAGGCGCGCGAGGCGGAATGTACGCCCAGTCGCAAGCCGTCGCGGTTCGGCCCGACCTGTTCCTTCCTGCGGCGTCTCACGCGGCCACCCAGCACGTCAACAACAGCCCTGCGGCAGACCTCGTCAGCTGCCCAAGGTGTGAGGCCGCTTGA
- a CDS encoding helix-turn-helix domain-containing protein — protein MSPTPNKRPVRQRWKVSYQWRLREVMAENQMYATTELVPLLAERGIVLSASQVHRLVTSTPERLSLPILAALCDIFAVDAAELIPTEATSVGVRKVVSGDRPAPARVGELGELKPVRARIVRPEE, from the coding sequence ATGAGCCCGACGCCGAACAAGAGGCCCGTCCGGCAGCGGTGGAAGGTGTCGTACCAGTGGCGGCTGCGGGAGGTGATGGCCGAGAACCAGATGTATGCCACCACCGAGCTGGTCCCGCTGCTAGCCGAGCGCGGCATCGTCTTGTCTGCCTCCCAGGTGCACCGGCTCGTCACCAGCACCCCGGAACGGCTCTCGCTGCCGATCCTGGCGGCGTTGTGTGACATCTTCGCCGTCGACGCGGCCGAGCTGATCCCCACCGAGGCCACCAGTGTCGGTGTCCGCAAGGTCGTCTCCGGCGACCGGCCCGCCCCTGCCAGGGTGGGCGAGCTTGGCGAATTGAAGCCGGTCCGGGCACGGATCGTGCGACCCGAGGAGTGA
- a CDS encoding tyrosine-type recombinase/integrase, translated as MFSDENLHLRRSGVALSGGRVGTADTVTRRPIREVGGVPLLHPEPQVYEAMLEGWNNQMLARNLAPATIRNRVRQVRAFGEHAGAFPWEWSAQLADEWFADLRAIRHCSRSTVRGYQVAIRGFCDYLGDPAYAWTEECERRFGTHPIQVINEVNAAAHVAEVESEPTKRPFTRAELQALFDYADEQVEVKRRLGRKGWMSAFRDATMIKVAYAYGLRRNETRMLDVADFGRNPDGAEFGEYGVLYVRYGKAARGSAPKRRSVLTVWPWSVEVLEQWFDEVRPVFGTDENPAVWPSERAPRVGLEVINHRLASYRDALGMGPGLDFHSLRRSYVTHLIEDGWDPRFVQEQVGHNHASTTSIYTHVSSDFRTRTLRRVLDGMLNEALGGALTGALDGVLDPDVGTDGLGGLA; from the coding sequence TTGTTTAGCGACGAGAATCTGCATCTGCGCAGGTCAGGAGTGGCGTTGTCGGGCGGTCGAGTTGGGACCGCAGACACCGTCACTCGAAGGCCTATTCGTGAGGTCGGGGGCGTACCGCTGCTGCACCCCGAGCCGCAGGTGTACGAGGCGATGCTGGAGGGCTGGAATAACCAGATGCTGGCCCGCAACCTTGCGCCGGCGACGATCCGCAACCGGGTCCGGCAGGTGCGAGCCTTCGGTGAGCATGCCGGAGCGTTCCCGTGGGAGTGGTCGGCGCAGCTGGCCGATGAGTGGTTCGCCGATCTACGCGCGATCCGACACTGCAGCCGGTCGACGGTGCGCGGCTATCAGGTCGCGATCCGCGGCTTCTGCGACTACCTGGGTGATCCCGCATACGCGTGGACCGAGGAGTGCGAACGACGGTTCGGAACCCACCCGATCCAGGTGATCAACGAGGTCAACGCCGCGGCTCACGTCGCTGAGGTGGAATCCGAGCCGACGAAGCGGCCCTTCACCAGGGCCGAGTTGCAGGCGCTGTTCGACTACGCCGATGAGCAGGTTGAGGTCAAGCGGCGACTGGGTCGTAAGGGCTGGATGTCGGCGTTCCGCGACGCCACGATGATCAAGGTTGCCTACGCCTATGGGCTCCGCCGCAACGAGACCCGGATGCTCGATGTCGCCGACTTCGGCCGCAATCCCGACGGCGCGGAGTTCGGCGAGTACGGCGTCCTCTACGTCCGATACGGCAAGGCGGCCCGTGGTTCCGCGCCCAAGCGGCGCAGCGTGTTGACGGTATGGCCCTGGTCGGTCGAGGTCCTCGAGCAGTGGTTCGACGAGGTCCGGCCCGTGTTCGGGACCGACGAGAATCCCGCAGTGTGGCCCTCGGAGCGCGCCCCACGAGTGGGTCTGGAGGTCATCAATCACCGCCTCGCGTCCTACCGCGACGCGTTGGGCATGGGGCCCGGGCTGGACTTCCACTCACTGCGACGCTCCTACGTGACGCATCTGATCGAGGACGGCTGGGACCCTCGCTTCGTGCAGGAACAGGTCGGCCACAACCACGCCTCGACTACCTCGATCTACACCCACGTCTCCTCCGACTTCCGCACCCGCACCCTGCGACGCGTCCTGGACGGGATGCTCAACGAGGCACTCGGCGGGGCACTGACGGGCGCGCTCGACGGGGTGCTCGATCCCGATGTCGGTACCGATGGATTGGGAGGTCTGGCATGA
- a CDS encoding DUF932 domain-containing protein — protein sequence MAHQIETHGDQAAAVFARKDAWHRLGTVVRDRAFTAEEAMTLGNLGGWNVRKVPLTATEITEDGVTTMDAPGFATVRTNPFTGNAEALGVVGTGYTPLQNEEHAAFLNTLSHESGAIFETAGSLRGGRQVFVTMRLPESLRVGGSDRVDLNIAALNSHDGSSAFRILITPVRVVCANTQAAALRDHVSSFSIRHTANAKSAVQEARDALGLTVAYCEQFEVEAEKLIQTTMTDAEFDALVRRCFPEPASASVRTLNAHRERSAKLSHLWHDAETQAGIRGTAWAGYQAVVEYIDHFSPVRSGNLDQASARATRLLTSDDLSRVKRTAWDALVPA from the coding sequence ATGGCTCACCAAATCGAGACCCACGGCGACCAGGCCGCCGCCGTCTTTGCCCGCAAGGACGCGTGGCACCGACTCGGCACCGTGGTGCGCGACCGAGCGTTCACCGCCGAGGAAGCGATGACACTCGGCAATCTGGGCGGCTGGAACGTCCGCAAGGTGCCACTGACCGCAACCGAGATCACCGAGGACGGCGTCACCACGATGGACGCGCCGGGCTTCGCGACCGTGCGAACCAACCCGTTCACCGGCAACGCCGAGGCCCTGGGCGTAGTCGGCACCGGCTACACCCCCTTGCAGAACGAGGAGCACGCCGCTTTCCTCAACACGCTCTCGCACGAGTCCGGCGCGATCTTTGAGACCGCAGGCTCACTGCGCGGGGGCCGTCAGGTGTTCGTCACCATGCGACTGCCGGAGTCGTTGAGGGTCGGCGGCTCCGACCGCGTCGACCTCAACATCGCAGCGCTGAACAGTCACGACGGCTCGTCGGCGTTCCGCATCCTGATCACCCCGGTACGCGTGGTGTGTGCGAACACGCAGGCAGCCGCGCTCCGCGACCACGTCTCCAGTTTCAGCATTCGGCACACCGCCAACGCCAAAAGCGCCGTGCAGGAGGCCCGCGACGCGCTGGGGCTGACCGTCGCCTACTGCGAGCAGTTCGAGGTCGAGGCCGAGAAGCTGATCCAGACCACGATGACCGATGCCGAGTTCGACGCGCTCGTGCGCCGCTGCTTCCCCGAACCGGCATCGGCGTCCGTGCGCACGCTCAACGCGCACCGAGAGCGCAGCGCCAAGCTGTCGCACCTGTGGCACGACGCCGAGACGCAGGCCGGCATTCGCGGCACCGCGTGGGCCGGCTACCAGGCGGTCGTTGAGTACATCGACCACTTCTCCCCCGTCCGCAGCGGCAACCTCGACCAGGCATCCGCCCGCGCGACCCGGCTGCTCACCAGCGACGACCTGTCGCGGGTCAAGCGCACCGCGTGGGACGCACTGGTCCCGGCCTGA
- a CDS encoding ParB/RepB/Spo0J family partition protein produces the protein MSATTTTTAAAAAEVTDTVVAIDPNQVQIGANVRLDPNVDKEFVANVRDRGVIVPVVGYFDHDGQYVVVDGQRRTLAAIEAGQPTIPAFATHRREDADRIIDQMSANHHRAAITTAERAKGFEQLAGFGLSVAQIAKKTGYKRPEVDAGLKVAGSDLASKATERWDFLTLEQAAALAEFEQDADALKALTVAAERGHGFDHELQRQRDKRDDRESIAAYAEQLTAEGVTVIDRPSYDEKAILALHRLVDADGNKITPETHADCPGHAAYWNVTGVGSSPTMRTRTTTPPKSASR, from the coding sequence ATGAGCGCGACCACCACCACCACCGCAGCAGCAGCAGCCGAGGTGACCGACACCGTTGTGGCCATCGATCCAAACCAGGTCCAGATCGGTGCGAATGTGCGCCTGGACCCCAACGTCGACAAGGAGTTCGTCGCCAACGTGCGCGACCGAGGGGTCATCGTCCCGGTCGTCGGCTACTTCGACCACGACGGCCAGTACGTCGTCGTCGACGGCCAGCGCCGGACTCTTGCCGCCATTGAAGCGGGGCAGCCGACCATTCCAGCGTTCGCCACCCACCGCCGCGAGGATGCCGACCGCATCATCGACCAGATGTCGGCCAACCATCACCGTGCAGCGATCACCACCGCAGAGCGGGCGAAGGGCTTCGAGCAGTTGGCCGGGTTCGGCCTGTCTGTCGCACAGATTGCCAAGAAGACCGGCTACAAGCGCCCCGAAGTCGACGCCGGTCTGAAGGTTGCGGGGTCCGACTTGGCGAGTAAGGCCACCGAACGATGGGACTTCCTCACGTTGGAGCAGGCAGCCGCCCTCGCAGAGTTCGAGCAGGACGCCGACGCGCTCAAGGCCCTCACGGTCGCCGCCGAGCGAGGCCACGGGTTCGACCACGAGTTGCAGCGCCAGCGCGACAAGCGTGACGACCGAGAGTCCATCGCCGCCTACGCCGAGCAGCTGACCGCCGAGGGTGTGACCGTGATCGACCGGCCCTCCTACGACGAGAAGGCGATTCTCGCCCTGCACCGCCTGGTCGACGCGGACGGCAACAAGATCACCCCGGAGACGCACGCCGACTGCCCCGGACACGCCGCCTATTGGAACGTGACTGGCGTTGGGTCGAGTCCGACGATGAGGACGAGGACGACGACGCCACCGAAGAGCGCGAGCAGGTGA
- a CDS encoding M48 family metalloprotease, which translates to MPVEADAERWATQLATAHQVELASITWAAGAGGIARMTDTGAQLVLAHEILVDDATMRFHVAHEIGHVVLGHARSRRQQLRSAAPYLVAGGAVELATIVSAAFWRWSIALLPIVFVATLAVIARRVVLPRERQADSFAAANGAPAWLARPPATGRGPLAKLIKTHPTWAERSTCG; encoded by the coding sequence ATGCCGGTCGAGGCCGACGCCGAACGATGGGCCACCCAGTTGGCGACCGCGCACCAGGTCGAGCTGGCCAGCATCACGTGGGCCGCTGGCGCCGGCGGTATCGCGCGGATGACCGACACGGGTGCTCAGCTGGTGCTCGCACACGAGATCCTCGTCGACGACGCCACCATGCGCTTCCACGTCGCGCACGAAATCGGTCACGTCGTGCTGGGGCACGCCCGCAGCCGGCGGCAGCAGCTGCGCTCGGCTGCGCCCTATCTGGTCGCCGGTGGCGCGGTCGAGCTGGCCACGATTGTCAGCGCTGCCTTCTGGCGGTGGTCGATCGCGCTGCTGCCCATCGTCTTCGTGGCCACCCTGGCAGTCATCGCCCGACGAGTGGTCTTGCCGCGGGAACGACAGGCAGACTCGTTCGCGGCCGCCAACGGCGCACCTGCCTGGCTCGCGCGGCCGCCGGCGACGGGTCGAGGACCACTGGCCAAGCTGATCAAAACTCACCCGACGTGGGCCGAACGGTCCACCTGTGGATGA
- a CDS encoding helix-turn-helix domain-containing protein has protein sequence MRDNQELVMPTSDPNWAKHWRLDRYRGITRYIDAAPTRRHIEQLRTAGASMRAIADKAGVSVSQISRIAGGQEQVRRPYAARIQAVTPAAILARSGAEDFVPAVGARRRIEALQAIGHSSTTIAEAMAGGATADVVRNIKGHPGAWISRTNHERALRAYERLWDTPGTSRQTLGAARRLGFAPPLAWDDDTIDDPGGQPWSGEETHDLVDEVAVLRAVAGDRVGLTVTERAEAVRRLAATGLSDNEIGVRIRVTSRTVQRIRKEFDIPSSWKESAA, from the coding sequence GTGCGCGACAACCAGGAGCTCGTGATGCCCACCAGCGACCCGAACTGGGCCAAACACTGGCGCCTGGATCGCTATCGCGGGATCACCCGGTACATCGACGCCGCACCGACCCGCCGGCACATCGAGCAGCTGCGCACAGCCGGGGCGTCGATGCGGGCGATCGCCGACAAGGCTGGGGTGTCTGTCAGCCAGATCAGCAGGATCGCCGGCGGGCAGGAGCAAGTGCGCAGACCGTACGCAGCCCGCATCCAAGCCGTCACCCCGGCCGCGATACTGGCCCGCAGCGGCGCCGAGGACTTCGTACCGGCAGTCGGTGCTCGTCGACGCATAGAAGCACTTCAGGCGATCGGGCACTCCTCGACGACGATCGCCGAAGCCATGGCCGGCGGAGCCACCGCCGACGTCGTCAGAAACATCAAGGGCCACCCGGGCGCCTGGATCTCCCGAACCAACCACGAGCGGGCACTGCGCGCCTACGAGCGGCTGTGGGACACGCCCGGAACCTCACGCCAGACGCTCGGTGCCGCGCGACGTCTCGGCTTCGCGCCGCCACTGGCCTGGGATGACGACACGATCGACGACCCGGGCGGGCAGCCGTGGAGCGGTGAGGAAACGCACGACCTGGTCGACGAGGTCGCGGTGCTGCGCGCGGTGGCCGGCGACCGGGTCGGCTTGACCGTCACCGAGCGAGCAGAGGCAGTTCGGCGCCTGGCCGCAACAGGACTGTCCGACAACGAGATCGGGGTACGGATCAGGGTCACCAGCCGCACCGTGCAGCGGATTCGCAAAGAGTTCGACATCCCGTCGAGCTGGAAGGAGTCAGCCGCATGA
- a CDS encoding WhiB family transcriptional regulator translates to MSGKRLSPDQRELMLGLMRDGLPSQEIADAIGVSTSMVHYYAIRHGIDRSRKSTAPTVTAEAAAPDPVQPALCLGWQADALCTQTDPEIFFPEKGGSTKEAERICRRCPVAAECLDQALANDERFGVWGGVSERTRRRLTHATNQS, encoded by the coding sequence ATGAGCGGCAAGCGACTGAGTCCGGACCAGCGGGAACTGATGCTCGGCCTGATGCGCGACGGGTTGCCCAGCCAGGAGATCGCGGACGCCATCGGGGTCAGCACGTCGATGGTCCACTACTACGCCATCCGGCACGGGATCGACCGGTCCCGCAAGTCCACCGCTCCAACCGTGACCGCGGAGGCTGCCGCGCCAGATCCGGTCCAGCCTGCTCTGTGCCTGGGCTGGCAAGCCGACGCCTTGTGCACCCAGACAGACCCGGAGATCTTCTTCCCCGAGAAAGGCGGTTCAACCAAGGAAGCCGAACGCATCTGCCGACGATGCCCGGTCGCAGCCGAGTGCCTCGACCAGGCCCTGGCCAACGACGAACGCTTCGGCGTCTGGGGCGGCGTCTCAGAGCGGACCCGCCGACGACTCACACACGCAACCAATCAGTCCTGA
- a CDS encoding Lsr2 family DNA-binding protein, whose product MSTQSVTNETTLTVVKHLINGRDDTFIATATGLTVTAVQDIKISHGYPDLSKMEWSRDILERRINEPAASAALPSPTIRSAAPPADPRGTTRNTPRPTDPRPTVVSAREVKPSANELIVVASNSPKARTRALGVKVAALIGDLSQRLAAEERERVAQAAEKAANAKRLQRIEELEAELKKLRAKTRSTKTAPPLGAPAAKVREWASQQGIGCPAYGKIPNTVRDAYDAAHAAA is encoded by the coding sequence ATGTCCACCCAGAGTGTCACCAACGAGACCACCCTGACCGTCGTCAAGCACCTCATCAACGGCCGCGACGACACCTTCATCGCCACCGCGACCGGCCTGACCGTCACCGCGGTGCAGGACATCAAAATCAGCCACGGTTACCCGGACCTGTCCAAGATGGAATGGTCCCGCGACATCCTCGAAAGGCGAATCAACGAACCCGCTGCCTCGGCCGCGTTACCGTCGCCGACCATCCGGTCGGCCGCGCCACCAGCCGATCCGCGAGGCACGACGCGGAACACTCCACGCCCGACGGACCCGCGACCGACGGTCGTGAGCGCCCGGGAGGTCAAGCCGTCCGCGAACGAGCTCATCGTCGTGGCCTCCAACTCACCCAAGGCACGCACTCGTGCTCTCGGGGTGAAGGTCGCCGCGTTGATCGGTGACCTAAGTCAGCGGCTGGCGGCCGAGGAACGCGAGCGAGTCGCCCAGGCGGCCGAGAAGGCCGCGAACGCCAAGCGGCTGCAGCGGATCGAGGAACTCGAGGCAGAGCTGAAGAAGCTGCGGGCGAAGACGCGCAGCACCAAGACAGCGCCGCCGCTGGGTGCGCCGGCCGCGAAGGTGCGCGAGTGGGCTAGCCAGCAGGGGATCGGATGCCCCGCGTACGGCAAGATCCCGAACACGGTGCGCGACGCCTACGACGCCGCACACGCCGCGGCCTAA
- a CDS encoding helix-turn-helix domain-containing protein, whose product MGHDFEVVAWRLRSVMAARDVRFAADLHRRLVEVLGSNAPSSVQVARLVRGVPGRLTMRVLDGLCVALACTPGDLLEADSTTRRTIPAQDTPQHPPPGGLVDTDVLGGPRTVQAIADVARDRGIPSWPTEAAFIADDPDRRRSAHFIRGRLLDAPHDAGEWVLKHVVPTHEVYAYRTPPAAERFALADDPVRSHAASGRVDGTGDQWGPCYLLGLAYDTSIVLHGIEQADISDRPGAITWVHGRLTLLNTLLKALALGSPAGTLEDGLRRYVDAPGEPYTDSSVAKH is encoded by the coding sequence ATGGGACATGACTTCGAGGTTGTGGCATGGCGGCTGCGGTCGGTGATGGCTGCGAGGGACGTGCGGTTCGCCGCTGATCTGCATCGCCGACTCGTCGAGGTTCTTGGGTCTAATGCGCCGAGTTCGGTGCAGGTGGCCCGGCTGGTGCGAGGAGTGCCTGGGCGATTGACGATGCGGGTTCTCGACGGCCTTTGTGTCGCGCTGGCCTGCACGCCTGGCGATCTCCTGGAGGCCGATTCGACCACCCGTCGCACCATTCCCGCCCAAGACACCCCGCAGCACCCACCGCCCGGCGGTCTCGTCGACACCGACGTCCTGGGTGGACCACGCACGGTGCAGGCCATCGCGGATGTGGCTCGTGACCGCGGCATCCCCTCATGGCCCACAGAAGCCGCGTTCATCGCCGACGACCCCGACCGTCGCCGGAGCGCACACTTCATTCGCGGTCGGCTGCTCGACGCACCCCACGACGCCGGCGAATGGGTCTTGAAACACGTCGTCCCGACGCACGAGGTGTACGCGTACCGCACGCCACCCGCGGCTGAACGCTTCGCCCTCGCCGACGACCCTGTCAGGTCGCACGCTGCAAGCGGTCGAGTCGACGGCACCGGAGACCAGTGGGGGCCGTGCTACCTGCTCGGGCTCGCCTACGACACGTCCATCGTCCTCCACGGCATCGAGCAAGCCGACATCTCCGATCGCCCCGGAGCCATCACGTGGGTCCACGGCAGACTCACCCTGCTCAACACGCTGCTGAAGGCTCTGGCGCTCGGGTCGCCAGCAGGGACCCTCGAAGATGGCTTGCGCCGATACGTCGACGCCCCCGGTGAGCCATACACCGACAGTTCGGTGGCAAAGCACTGA
- a CDS encoding MFS transporter: MLSSYIGRRPISARTAYLWWEGSWSLLQTIAFTLTLLYQVQVAHLSPAQLVLVGACLEASCFLFEVPTSIVADVYSRRLSALIGAVIVGVGILIQGAMPSFVPILAAQVVWGLGFTFISGAVDAWITDEVGADAVQPLFTRFQQQHLALNFVGIIAAGLLARIDLRVPMLVAGAGYVLLAIVMAPLLPETGFNRTPASDRSTWAQMTETFHTGLAAARRPGIVRSFAIIAVITGASSEVFDRLWTAHIINAFTLPGTGGASAATWFTVFALIGALISLATSLLANRFVAERINAVHPRTLLALLALIQAGGVIGFAMVGSLWPALSSMWIRDAARNLLYPVQAAWLNRNIESTARSTTLSMTSQADALGQVVGGPILGAVASRASIPVAMTIAGLLMAPVAAIYHRIRPMPATGATSRHLA; the protein is encoded by the coding sequence ATGTTGTCGTCATACATCGGCCGCCGTCCCATCTCTGCCCGCACCGCCTACCTGTGGTGGGAAGGCTCTTGGTCACTCCTGCAGACCATTGCGTTCACGCTGACTCTGCTTTACCAAGTCCAAGTCGCCCACCTCAGTCCCGCCCAACTCGTGCTGGTCGGTGCCTGCCTCGAAGCCAGTTGCTTCCTGTTCGAGGTGCCGACCAGCATCGTGGCCGACGTCTACTCGCGGCGATTATCGGCCTTGATCGGTGCCGTCATCGTCGGCGTGGGGATCCTGATCCAAGGTGCGATGCCGTCGTTCGTGCCCATCCTGGCCGCGCAGGTGGTGTGGGGCTTGGGGTTCACGTTCATCTCCGGCGCGGTCGATGCCTGGATCACCGACGAAGTCGGCGCTGACGCCGTCCAACCGCTGTTCACTCGCTTCCAGCAACAGCACCTCGCGCTCAACTTCGTGGGCATTATCGCTGCCGGGCTCTTGGCTCGAATCGACCTTCGCGTCCCGATGCTCGTGGCCGGGGCCGGTTACGTGCTGCTCGCAATCGTCATGGCCCCCTTACTGCCAGAGACCGGTTTCAACCGCACCCCCGCCTCAGATCGCTCCACCTGGGCCCAGATGACCGAGACCTTCCACACCGGCTTGGCTGCCGCGCGCCGGCCGGGGATCGTTCGATCGTTCGCGATAATTGCGGTCATCACCGGCGCGTCGTCCGAGGTCTTCGATCGGTTGTGGACGGCGCACATCATCAACGCCTTCACTTTGCCGGGAACCGGCGGAGCCAGCGCAGCTACCTGGTTCACCGTGTTCGCGCTCATCGGCGCGCTCATCTCGTTGGCGACAAGCCTTCTCGCCAACCGCTTCGTGGCCGAACGGATCAATGCAGTGCACCCCCGCACGCTGCTAGCCCTACTCGCGCTGATCCAAGCAGGCGGTGTCATCGGCTTCGCCATGGTCGGGTCCCTGTGGCCGGCACTGAGTTCGATGTGGATCCGCGATGCCGCACGAAACCTGCTCTACCCGGTCCAGGCAGCGTGGCTGAACCGCAACATTGAGTCGACGGCCCGCTCGACGACGCTGTCGATGACCAGCCAAGCCGACGCGCTCGGGCAAGTCGTCGGTGGACCCATCCTTGGGGCCGTGGCCTCCCGAGCGAGCATTCCGGTCGCGATGACCATCGCAGGCCTACTAATGGCGCCCGTCGCAGCGATCTATCACCGCATCCGACCGATGCCAGCGACGGGTGCAACAAGCCGGCATCTCGCATAA
- a CDS encoding IS630 family transposase: MHAIHDQPTIFDETATTGDKCATAPRQRAPMLPMQPGLPERRTHDYKRHGTSPLFAALEVATGTVTAACKPRHRHQEFLAFLKQVARAYPDGELHLVMDNYATHKKAEVRDWLAANPRIQVHFTPTSGSWLNLVEVWFGIIERQAIHRGSFGSVKDLNAKIRAFIDGWNDRCHPFVWTKTADEILQKANRQTTSNTGH; this comes from the coding sequence ATGCACGCTATCCACGACCAGCCGACAATCTTCGACGAAACGGCGACCACCGGGGACAAGTGCGCCACTGCGCCGAGGCAGCGCGCGCCGATGTTGCCGATGCAGCCTGGGCTGCCCGAGCGGCGCACCCACGACTACAAACGGCATGGGACCTCGCCGTTGTTCGCGGCCTTGGAGGTCGCGACCGGCACCGTGACCGCGGCCTGCAAACCACGCCATCGGCACCAGGAGTTCCTGGCGTTCCTGAAGCAGGTCGCCCGCGCGTACCCCGACGGCGAGCTGCACCTGGTGATGGACAACTACGCCACCCACAAGAAGGCCGAGGTCCGCGACTGGCTGGCGGCAAACCCGCGCATCCAGGTCCATTTCACCCCGACCTCCGGGTCCTGGCTGAACCTGGTCGAGGTCTGGTTCGGGATCATCGAACGTCAGGCCATCCACCGCGGCTCGTTCGGCTCGGTCAAAGACCTGAACGCCAAGATCCGCGCCTTCATCGACGGCTGGAACGACCGCTGCCACCCCTTCGTGTGGACGAAGACCGCCGACGAGATCCTGCAGAAAGCCAACCGTCAGACCACTTCAAACACGGGCCACTAG